A genomic segment from Anas platyrhynchos isolate ZD024472 breed Pekin duck chromosome 5, IASCAAS_PekinDuck_T2T, whole genome shotgun sequence encodes:
- the LPXN gene encoding leupaxin: MEDLDALLAELEQSSRPASMDYTLLAPSSAQQDTAAARPSANCSQKKHAPAPPKVKLPPRAQPPHKDLETVYSSPTLTPQPLPPSPTPTAAARQLDELLADLGQMQSKLAATGQGAGAPGGPEPSLDHMLGGLTRDLQELGITATPTGLCASCCKPIAGKVLTALGKAWHPEHFTCARCGQELGGQPFFERGGQAYCEEDYHQAFSPRCAYCAGPIREKVLTAMDQTWHPEHFFCTHCGKVFGDDGFHERKGKPYCRQDFIALFAPKCQGCERPLTDNYLSALQGVWHPECFVCADCLTGFASGSFFELEGRPYCETHFHQRQGTVCHGCGRPVTGRCVTAAGRKYHPEHFICAYCLGQLHKGSFREHADKMYCQPCHDKLFL; the protein is encoded by the exons ATGGAGGATTTGG ATGCTTTGCTGGcggagctggagcagagctcCCGGCCAGCCTCCATGGACTACACGCTGCTGGCCCCGAGCTCCGCACAGCAGGACACGGCCGCGGCCAGACCCTCAGCCAACTGCAGCCAGAAGAAACAtgccccagcacccccaaag GTGAAACTGCCGCCCCGGGCTCAGCCTCCCCACAAGGATTTGGAGACTGTGTACAG CAGCCCCACGCTGACCCCACAGCCGCTGCCCCCCTCGCCCACCCCCACGGCGGCCGCCCGGCAGCTGGATGAGCTCCTGGCCGACCTGGGCCAGATGCAGAGCAAG CTGGCAGCGACGGGGCAGGGagcgggggcaccggggggtccCGAACCCTCCCTGGACCACATGCTGGGCGGCCTCACGCGGgacctgcaggagctgggcatcACCGCCACCCCCACCGGGCTCTGCGCCTCCTGCTGCAAGCCCATCGCGGGCAAG GTGCTGACGGCCCTGGGCAAAGCCTGGCACCCCGAGCACTTCACCTGCGCCCGCTgcgggcaggagctgggggggcagcCCTTCTTCGAGCGGGGGGGGCAGGCGTACTGCGAGGAGGATTACCACCAGGCTTTCTCCCCCCGCTGTGCCTACTGCGCCGGCCCCATCCGCGAG AAAGTCCTCACCGCCATGGACCAGACCTGGCACCCTGAGCACTTCTTCTGCACCCACTGCGGGAAGGTTTTTGGGGACGATG GTTTCCACGAGCGGAAGGGGAAGCCCTACTGCCGCCAGGACTTCATAGCCCTCTTCGCCCCCAAGTGCCAAGGCTGTGAGCGGCCCCTGACGGACAACTACCTGTCGGCCCTACAGGGCGTCTGGCACCCCGAGTGCTTCGTCTGCGCG GATTGCCTGACCGGCTTTGCCAGCGGCTCCTTCTTCGAGCTGGAGGGCCGGCCCTACTGCGAGACCCACTTCCACCAGCGGCAGGGCACCGTGTGCCACGGCTGCGGGCGCCCCGTGACGGGCCGCTGCGTGACGGCCGCCGGCCGCAAGTACCACCCCGAGCACTTCATCTGCGCCTACTGCCTGGGCCAGCTGCACAAGGGCTCCTTCCGCGAGCACGCCGACAAGATGTACTGCCAGCCCTGCCACGACAAGCTCTTCCTCTGA
- the ZFP91 gene encoding E3 ubiquitin-protein ligase ZFP91 isoform X2: protein MPAGGEEGTPGHGPTAAPPARRRPPAPAAEPGDDSGGSRVLRGGRERGRASAANTAAASSASGAAAASRRRKAEYPRRRRSSPGARGAAAAAEQPAAEPPPAARKGAPRLGCTDKAAGKDPKEEKEEEEVSSLLSHGSAAGAARPSRSWRSSRSAAAARQRDTENSRASRSKTGSLQLVCKSEPNVDQLEYEVTEEHQSPAGISDDEEEILVSEEEVPFKDDPRDETYKPHLEKETPKQRRKAGKAKEEKEKQKEIKVEVKEESEFHEDEEPPRKRGRRRKDDKSPRLPKRRKKPPIQYVRCEMEGCGTVLAHPRYLQHHIKYQHLLKKKYVCPHPSCGRLFRLQKQLLRHAKHHTDQRDYICEYCARAFKSSHNLAVHRMIHTGEKPLQCEICGFTCRQKASLNWHMKKHDADSFYQFSCNICGKKFEKKDSVVAHKAKSHPEVLIAEALAANAGALITSTDILGTNPEAMAPPTDGQGLPLLPDPLGSAAPADCLLLNPDGMAKTYCGGAERVSLVADGKLFVGGGSSATPEGLVMNTEILGATTEVLIEDSDSTGP from the exons ATGCCGGCGGGCGGCGAGGAGGGGACCCCCGGGCACGGCCCGACAGCCGCAccccctgcccgccgccgcccccccgcgcccgccgccgaGCCCGGCGACGACTCCGGGGGCAGCCGCGTGCTGCGGGGCGGCCGCGAGCGGGGCCGAGCCTCCGCCGCCAACACCGCCGCCGCTTCCTCGGCTTCGGGGgcggccgccgcctcccgccgccgcAAGGCCGAGTACCCCCGGCGGCGCCGCAGCAGCCCCGGCGCCCGAggagcagccgccgccgccgagcaGCCCGCGGCCGAGCCGCCGCCCGCGGCCAGGAAGGGCGCCCCCCGCCTCGG GTGCACGGATAAAGCAGCCGGTAAAG ATcccaaagaagagaaggaagaggaggaggtttCCAGCCTCCTCAGCCATGGCTCAGCTGCCGGTGCAGCCCGGCCCAGCAGAAGCTGGCGCAGCAGCAGGTCGGCCGCCGCGGCCCGCCAGCGCGACACCGAGAACTCGCGTGCCTCCAGGTCCAAGACTGGCTCCCTGCAGCTTGTCTGCAAGTCAGAACCAAACGTGGACCAGCTCGAGTACG AGGTCACAGAAGAGCATCAGTCTCCAGCTGGAATCAG CGATGACGAGGAAGAGATCCTTGTCAGCGAGGAAGAAGTTCCCTTCAAAGACGATCCAAGAGATGAAACCTACAAACCCCATCTAGAAAA GGAAACTccaaagcaaaggagaaaagctGGCAaggcaaaagaggaaaaagagaagcagaaagagatTAAAGTAGAGGTAAAAGAAGAGAGTGAGTTTCATGAAGATGAAGAGCCACCAAGGAA gaggggaaggagaagaaaggatgACAAGAGCCCGAGGTTGCCCAAGAGAAG GAAGAAGCCCCCGATCCAGTACGTCCGCTGTGAGATGGAAGGCTGTGGCACCGTCCTGGCTCACCCGCGTTACCTGCAG cATCACATCAAGTACCAGCacttgctgaagaaaaaatacgtctgtccccatccctcctgcGGTCGGCTCTTCCGCCTCCAGAAGCAGCTCCTGCGGCATGCCAAGCACCACACAG ATCAAAGGGATTACATCTGCGAGTACTGCGCCCGGGCGTTTAAGAGTTCTCACAACTTGGCGGTGCACCGAATGATCCATACGGGCGAGAAGCCCTTGCA gtgTGAGATCTGCGGGTTCACCTGCCGGCAGAAGGCCTCCCTGAACTGGCACATGAAGAAGCACGACGCCGACTCCTTCTACCAGTTCTCCTGCAACATCTGCGGCAAGAAATTCGAGAAGAAGGACAGCGTCGTGGCCCACAAAGCCAAGAGCCACCCCGAAGTGCTCATTGCCGAAGCACTGGCCGCCAACGCGGGTGCCCTGATCACCAGCACTGACATCCTGGGCACCAACCCCGAGGCCATGGCGCCGCCCACCGATGGCCAGGGCCTCCCCCTTCTTCCCGACCCGCTGGGGAGCGCCGCCCCGGCCGATTGCCTGCTGCTGAACCCCGACGGGATGGCCAAGACGTATTGCGGCGGGGCGGAGCGCGTGAGCCTGGTGGCTGACGGCAAGCTCTTCGtgggcggcggcagcagcgcgACCCCAGAAGGGCTGGTCATGAACACAGAGATCCTGGGAGCCACCACGGAGGTGCTCATCGAAGATTCAGACTCCACTGGACCCTAG
- the ZFP91 gene encoding E3 ubiquitin-protein ligase ZFP91 isoform X1, whose translation MPAGGEEGTPGHGPTAAPPARRRPPAPAAEPGDDSGGSRVLRGGRERGRASAANTAAASSASGAAAASRRRKAEYPRRRRSSPGARGAAAAAEQPAAEPPPAARKGAPRLGCTDKAAGKDPKEEKEEEEVSSLLSHGSAAGAARPSRSWRSSRSAAAARQRDTENSRASRSKTGSLQLVCKSEPNVDQLEYEVTEEHQSPAGISSDDEEEILVSEEEVPFKDDPRDETYKPHLEKETPKQRRKAGKAKEEKEKQKEIKVEVKEESEFHEDEEPPRKRGRRRKDDKSPRLPKRRKKPPIQYVRCEMEGCGTVLAHPRYLQHHIKYQHLLKKKYVCPHPSCGRLFRLQKQLLRHAKHHTDQRDYICEYCARAFKSSHNLAVHRMIHTGEKPLQCEICGFTCRQKASLNWHMKKHDADSFYQFSCNICGKKFEKKDSVVAHKAKSHPEVLIAEALAANAGALITSTDILGTNPEAMAPPTDGQGLPLLPDPLGSAAPADCLLLNPDGMAKTYCGGAERVSLVADGKLFVGGGSSATPEGLVMNTEILGATTEVLIEDSDSTGP comes from the exons ATGCCGGCGGGCGGCGAGGAGGGGACCCCCGGGCACGGCCCGACAGCCGCAccccctgcccgccgccgcccccccgcgcccgccgccgaGCCCGGCGACGACTCCGGGGGCAGCCGCGTGCTGCGGGGCGGCCGCGAGCGGGGCCGAGCCTCCGCCGCCAACACCGCCGCCGCTTCCTCGGCTTCGGGGgcggccgccgcctcccgccgccgcAAGGCCGAGTACCCCCGGCGGCGCCGCAGCAGCCCCGGCGCCCGAggagcagccgccgccgccgagcaGCCCGCGGCCGAGCCGCCGCCCGCGGCCAGGAAGGGCGCCCCCCGCCTCGG GTGCACGGATAAAGCAGCCGGTAAAG ATcccaaagaagagaaggaagaggaggaggtttCCAGCCTCCTCAGCCATGGCTCAGCTGCCGGTGCAGCCCGGCCCAGCAGAAGCTGGCGCAGCAGCAGGTCGGCCGCCGCGGCCCGCCAGCGCGACACCGAGAACTCGCGTGCCTCCAGGTCCAAGACTGGCTCCCTGCAGCTTGTCTGCAAGTCAGAACCAAACGTGGACCAGCTCGAGTACG AGGTCACAGAAGAGCATCAGTCTCCAGCTGGAATCAG cAGCGATGACGAGGAAGAGATCCTTGTCAGCGAGGAAGAAGTTCCCTTCAAAGACGATCCAAGAGATGAAACCTACAAACCCCATCTAGAAAA GGAAACTccaaagcaaaggagaaaagctGGCAaggcaaaagaggaaaaagagaagcagaaagagatTAAAGTAGAGGTAAAAGAAGAGAGTGAGTTTCATGAAGATGAAGAGCCACCAAGGAA gaggggaaggagaagaaaggatgACAAGAGCCCGAGGTTGCCCAAGAGAAG GAAGAAGCCCCCGATCCAGTACGTCCGCTGTGAGATGGAAGGCTGTGGCACCGTCCTGGCTCACCCGCGTTACCTGCAG cATCACATCAAGTACCAGCacttgctgaagaaaaaatacgtctgtccccatccctcctgcGGTCGGCTCTTCCGCCTCCAGAAGCAGCTCCTGCGGCATGCCAAGCACCACACAG ATCAAAGGGATTACATCTGCGAGTACTGCGCCCGGGCGTTTAAGAGTTCTCACAACTTGGCGGTGCACCGAATGATCCATACGGGCGAGAAGCCCTTGCA gtgTGAGATCTGCGGGTTCACCTGCCGGCAGAAGGCCTCCCTGAACTGGCACATGAAGAAGCACGACGCCGACTCCTTCTACCAGTTCTCCTGCAACATCTGCGGCAAGAAATTCGAGAAGAAGGACAGCGTCGTGGCCCACAAAGCCAAGAGCCACCCCGAAGTGCTCATTGCCGAAGCACTGGCCGCCAACGCGGGTGCCCTGATCACCAGCACTGACATCCTGGGCACCAACCCCGAGGCCATGGCGCCGCCCACCGATGGCCAGGGCCTCCCCCTTCTTCCCGACCCGCTGGGGAGCGCCGCCCCGGCCGATTGCCTGCTGCTGAACCCCGACGGGATGGCCAAGACGTATTGCGGCGGGGCGGAGCGCGTGAGCCTGGTGGCTGACGGCAAGCTCTTCGtgggcggcggcagcagcgcgACCCCAGAAGGGCTGGTCATGAACACAGAGATCCTGGGAGCCACCACGGAGGTGCTCATCGAAGATTCAGACTCCACTGGACCCTAG
- the CNTF gene encoding ciliary neurotrophic factor: protein MAAADTPSASTLRRRDLCSRGIRLARKMRSDVADLLDIYVERQGLDASVSVAAVEGVPAAAAEHWGEQTGTQRLLDNLAAYRAFRALLAQMLEEQREQLGDADAALGRALAAVLLQVSAFAYHLEELLELESRRPPGDDGDGPPAPPRLSLFEQKLRGLGVLRELAQWAVRSVRDLRQLARPGPGPSSAPGMAEGQ from the exons ATGGCAGCGGCAGACACCCCCTCGGCCAGCACCCTCCGGCGCCGCGACCTGTGCAGCCGCGGCATCCGCCTGGCCAGGAAGATGCGTTCGGACGTGGCCGACCTCCTGGACATCTAC GTGGAGCGGCAGGGCTTGGACGCCTCGGTGAGCGTGGCGGCGGTGGAAGGGgtgccggcggcggcggcggagcacTGGGGCGAGCAGACGGGGACGCAGCGGCTGCTGGACAACCTGGCGGCGTACCGAGCCTTCCGCGCGCTGCTGGCCCagatgctggaggagcagcGCGAGCAGCTGGGCGACGCCGACGCCGCGCTGGGCCGGGCGCTGGCGGCCGTCCTGCTGCAGGTCTCAGCCTTCGCCTACcacctggaggagctgctggagctggagagccGCCGGCCCCCCGGAGATGACGGGGACGggccccccgcgccccctcGCCTCAGCCTCTTCGAGCAGAAGCTGCGGGGCCTGGGggtgctgcgggagctggccCAGTGGGCCGTGAGGTCCGTGAGGGACCTGCGGCAGctcgcccggcccggccccggtcccagctcagcccctggcATGGCCGAGGGCCAGTGA